One Littorina saxatilis isolate snail1 linkage group LG1, US_GU_Lsax_2.0, whole genome shotgun sequence genomic window carries:
- the LOC138964288 gene encoding uncharacterized protein, with protein MNTTMKRQNSTSSLLLVEDDLDSSEDIFDPPAWRPGRFLQFADICLEDEPSVRPVSLYTDRTVLGLGDAADDSSSQETTSTSSFIIELDAGSLSSRHMRLSRRTKMVMTSCVAMAFTALTVLTFVI; from the exons atgaACACTACTATGAAGCGACAAAACTCTACGAGCTCTCTACTGCTGGTGGAAGATGACCTGGACAGCAGTGAAGACATCTTCGATCCCCCAGCATGGCGCCCGGGCCGCTTTCTGCAATTCGCTGACATCTGTCTGGAGGACGAACCCAGCGTTCGGCCTGTTTCGTTATACACGGACAGAACGGTTCTCGGTCTTGGAGACGCGGCCGACGATTCATCGTCCCAAGAGACGACCTCCACGAGTTCTTTCATAATTGAG CTGGATGCCGGCAGCCTTTCGTCACGACACATGCGACTCTCACGTCGGACAAAAATGGTGATGACGTCATGCGTCGCCATGGCGTTCACGGCCTTGACAGTCTTGACCTTTGTCATTTGA